From a region of the Castanea sativa cultivar Marrone di Chiusa Pesio chromosome 10, ASM4071231v1 genome:
- the LOC142613894 gene encoding chitinase 10, producing the protein MAFSASYSLALLSFILFSFTSWGTEARGFPISSLISKELYDTIFLHKDNNACPAKNFYTYDSFIKASRCFPRFGNTGSLTTRKREIAAFLGQISHETTGGWPTAPDGPYAWGLCFKEEVNPQSVYCDSSNTEWPCYPGKSYNGRGPIQLSWNFNYGPAGKALGFDGLKNPEIVSNNSLIAFKTALWFWMTEQNPKPSCHNVMVGRYAPTEADIAANRTAGYGLVTNIINGLECGKPNDGRVNDRIGYFQRYAKLFNVDTGPNLDCENQKSY; encoded by the exons ATGGCATTCTCAGCCTCCTACTCTCTTGCTTTACTCTCTTTCATTCTCTTCTCCTTTACATCATGGGGTACTGAAGCTCGGGGATTCCCCATCTCTTCTTTAATTAGCAAAGAGCTTTATGACACAATATTTCTGCACAAAGATAACAATGCATGCCCTGCCAAAAACTTCTACACATATGATTCTTTCATCAAGGCATCGAGATGCTTTCCCAGATTTGGTAACACAGGAAGTTTAACCACACGCAAGAGAGAAATTGCTGCTTTTCTTGGTCAGATATCTCATGAGACCACAGGTGGGTGGCCTACCGCACCTGATGGACCTTATGCTTGGGGTTTGTGCTTTAAAGAGGAAGTTAATCCACAAAGTGTTTACTGTGACTCCAGCAACACTGAATGGCCATGCTATCCAGGCAAATCTTACAATGGAAGAGGTCCCATTCAACTATCTTG GAATTTCAACTATGGTCCTGCTGGAAAGGCCTTAGGATTTGATGGACTAAAGAACCCGGAAATTGTATCAAACAACTCTTTGATTGCATTCAAGACAGCTCTATGGTTCTGGATGACTGAGCAGAATCCTAAGCCCTCGTGTCACAATGTCATGGTTGGAAGATATGCGCCCACAGAAGCTGACATAGCAGCCAATAGAACAGCCGGATATGGGTTGGTGACCAATATAATCAATGGACTTGAGTGTGGAAAACCCAATGATGGACGAGTGAATGATCGAATTGGCTATTTCCAGAGATATGCTAAGTTGTTTAATGTTGATACTGGACCTAACTTAGATTGTGAAAATCAGAAATCATATTAA